The following is a genomic window from Miscanthus floridulus cultivar M001 chromosome 14, ASM1932011v1, whole genome shotgun sequence.
CGACCCACCGACCCTTTAACCAGGAAGGTACATAGTCACGTCTCTAAACAACTTCGGTACAAATAGCATTTCTTCTTTAAAATTACAtcctatatttcaggtgcctAAATTTTAAGATGATTAATTTCAGACAACACTCATGTACAATAATCAACTGGTATATAAGTAAATTGTTACATTTGTGATTTGTATTTGTCTTTTGTATCAttaaatttttgtccttgtctgatTATATAAACAATTATAAATTGTTAATTGTCCTTGTGCCATCACAGATCAGATTTTATTGGGTTTGTAGTTTTATCtaacattttttaaaatttttggaACAAAAAATTACAGATTATGCCTACATAAATTACAACGAATTAAAActataattttaatataaaatatatgcaacaacTGTCGTGTGAAAGGAAGCTAAAATTTAAGCACCTATATTTTAGCAAGTCACCTTATGATTGTGGAGGAGAGACGATCAATTTGTTTCTACAACGAGAAGTGGTTCGGCGATATGCAAACCAATAGCAAACTCCAAACAACAGTCAAATATTTTTCAAGGGAGCACGCCGTAATTGTATGGACGACAACGCAAACATGGCACGATCGTCGAGAGGTgctgtacatacatacatacagttTAGTAGACACGTGCCTTCATTCATGCAGTGCAGCACCTGCGATGCCCATGGCCTAACCGAGCTCAGCTAGCTAGGTGTGCCGGCACACGACGGCGCCGCCGGCCTCCAGGCGGAGACGGAGTAGAGAGGCTTGCGGTGCCagcagaagaagaaggcctcgccgCGGGCGTCGTGCGCCACCTGGTACGCGTAGTCCTCGCCGCCCCACCCGCAGCTCTGCAGCAGCTTCCTCGCCTCCATCATGCCGGCGTAGCTGAGCTTGACGCGCTCCATCCCGGCGGCCTCCATCCGGCGCGCCCGCTGCGCCAGCCGCTCGTGCCGCTCCTTCCGCTCCGCGCCCTCCCGCGCCACCACGCCGCGGATCTCCTCCCCGAGCACCAGCCGCTCGGCGCGCGCCCGCTCCCCCGCGCACCGGTGCGCCTGCGCCGCCGACGCGCGCTCCAGGCAGTCGAACAGCGACGCGTAGTAGTTGAGCGCCTCCTCGAACCGCTCCAGGAACGTCGCCGCGTTGTGGTTCGCCTCCGGCTCCGCCACCACCATGATCTTCGGCGACAGCGCCCGCACCGCGCGCAGGAAGCTGCCCTGCTTTGCCTTTTCCCTCTGCTGCTGCTGAGCCGGCGACAGTGACGACGACTGCGGCGACATGGAGAGCACCGCCGATGAGTCCGGGCTCAGCTGCAGCCGCGTGTTGATCTCCCGCTCCAGCAGCTCGCCGAAGCTGCTTGGGCTGGACCGCGCGATGATCTGCACAGGGGTCAGGTAGCTGCTGCCCGGGACATGCCTGCTCCTGCCACCGGCGTCATCGACCGCCAGGAGGCGGTGCAGCTGCCCGACCACGCTGACGGCCAGCGCCTCGCCGGACCGCACGCGGAGGACGTGCCGGAGCGCGTCGATGTCCAGCTCCTCCAGCCTCGCCTCCACGCCGCTGAACTGGAACGGGATGTCGAACGCCTCCGCCTCCTTGGCGAGCACGGCGGCCATGTTGGCCAAGAACTCCCTGCCGTCGTGCACGGCCGTGACGCGGAGGTGCGGTGGCCCCCCACGGCGGCCGCGGAAGGCGTGGAACAGCGCGATCCACTGCACCGGGTTGGCGGCGGGGCCGGAGAGGTCGACGACGTGCACGAACCTCTCGCCCTCCATCGCCTCCAGGATGGCGTGGTTGGTGGTCAGGTACGCCAGCTTCATGAACGGCAGCGCGTCGAAGAGGTGCCGCCGCGCGGCGGGCACCAGGTGCGCCTCCGCGGAGTTGCTCCCCGTGGACAGCAGCGCCCGTGACAGGCCGGGGACAAGGTTCAGCAGCTTTCGCGCCAGCGCGTCGGCGAAGACGGCGGCGAGCCGCTGCAGCGTGTGCGGCGCGTCCAGGGACGCCAGCTGCGTGATCTGCTCCAGGTAGAAGTTGGCGCGGTCGAAGGCGCCCGCCGCCACCTCCGCTGCGCACTGGTACAGCAGGTTGATGAGGCGCAGGCCCTGCTGGTCGTGGCTCAGCTCCTGCACCCACGACGACCCGAGCCCGCCATGCCCGTGCGGCGACGGCGTGTACAGCGACGACGCCGGCGACGACAGCGTGTCCTCCTGGAACATCTCCATGTCCAGACCGCTGAGCGATCGAAATCCTCACCAAGCTTTCAGCTTTGGACGGACGGACGGGGCTTCTGGTCAATGGATCGCTGTGCTGGATATGAAGGCGATCGAGCACGCCATTGTTGGGCTTGGATCTTGGTATAGCGACAAATGTTGCAATGCAAGCCTGCTGCAGGGTCTCCAGTTCATACGTTCCTAGGTATGCATGCGCAAGCCGACAAGGCAGAAATTGTATGCATGCGCGGCAAGGGATAAGCTATGTCGTCTGCATCTCGGTGGAATAACTAAGCTGCTTGGAGATATTCGCTTGGAACTTATCTGCAGCGTTTTGGATCAGCAGGTACCAGACAATTTTGCGATCAATTCAATCCCTCCAGGCTTTGCTGCAGGCGTACTATGCAGAATATATACAAAATTGCATAGCTAGTGTCTGATTGATACAAAAATGTTTGATAGGCAACTCTAAGCTATATGGAGATATGTATTTGTTTTCCATGAGCAGCCAGTGAGGTTCAAATGCTGTGCAGACATGGCTCCAAAATCTGCATTCATGTGCAGGATAGAGTTTCCCAGAGGACAAGAAGCAAACACTTCAGATTTGTCAGCTTTACAAAACAAATGGTATAGGTGATTGCAAGGTGGCCGTTTCTTGGAGTACTCGTTCAAATTTGACCGCATGCCTTTGTTTTCCACCTATAATGCTAATTTCTGCTTCTTATTTTACAGAAACTTTaatcagggggggggggggggggggggggggggcagaccCAGTGTGTTCTTGTTTCGTTTGCAAGGAAAACTTGTCCATCCTATGCACCAGATATTGTCCAGTCTCTTGGCGTGAGCATATGCTTCGCCAATTTCAAAACCAATCTTGTTCTCTTCTGCTGGTCCATATGGATAGCCAAAAAGAACACAACAGAACCAAGGTAAAGGCAACAGCACTATTTTACATGAAAACAGCTCTCTTAAAAAGAGATCTAAAAAATTAGGAACTGATGGAGAGCAATCCAAAATTTCTATTATGAATTAAGTTATACACTTCTTCCGATTCAACTCGGTTACAATATTTtcatctacacatcactatgCTTCACATGAAATGGTGCTCGCTATTCTAAAGGAAAGAAAAGAGATCGTCACAGAGGAACGATCAGCTAGAGCATAGAACTGCCAGACATATCCTGCACAGCACCAGCAAACAGGAGAAAGAAATCACCATCAACAGGGAGGCCTAACTGTGTGGCCATACCATTTGACGCTGAACTAACATATGCTCTCTGCTCCCAGAGGTTGAGCCTTTCTTTGGCCTCCATGCCGATATAGAGTAGAGACGTGTGGAACTCCATCCCAACAAAAGGCTATCACTTTCTACCTGGTACTGACATCCATTCAACCCGAAGCTCAGGAGCTTCAGTTCACACTCCCTAATGGCATCGAAGCTGAGCGGAACATGGTGAAACCCTGATGCATCCATGTACATTTCCCACTGTCTCAGCCTCTCATGCCGCTCGTGCCGATTGACTCCTTCACACAGTAATATGTTCTTGATCTCTTCCCCCAAGATCATCCTTTCTACCTGCGTCCGCTCATTGGTCCATTGCGAGTTGGCAGCAGCCATTGCATTGAAGCTGTCAAAGAGGGCTGCATAATAGTTAAGTGCCTCAGCAAACCGGTCGGAGAACAACAAGGCATTGTGGTTTGCATCTTGCTCCATCACCAGCATGATGTTTGGTTTGAGCGTATGGATGGCATTGAGGAAGCTTGCCAACAAAAGAGGGGACGGTGTTCGTGGATAGTTCAGTATGGAGGCTGGGCTGTACACTGAGCTAGCCATCTGCTTAAGCTGCGCAGCATTTGCCATTTTCTGGAGCTGATCAATAGCAGTACAGCTGGCATTGTCATCAACCACGAGCAGGCGATGCATCTGTAGAGAACAGCTGATCGCAATCGCCTCACCATATTTTATCCCTAGGACATCACGGAGGTTACTGAAGTCCAAGGTCTCAAGCCTGCCATTTACATCATTAAACTGGAATGGGATTTTGAGCATATCAGCTTCCTTAGATAGCAATGCCTTCATGTTGGCCAGAAAGTCATTGTCATCATGGACAACTGTAAGGCGTACTTCAGGTGGCCCCCCTGGGCGCCCATGGAAGCCATGAAGGATCTTGAGCCACTGACGTGGGTGGGAGGCTGAGCAGGACAAGTCGATAATGCGGACAACCTGAAATACAATTGTCATCAGAAGCTCATAGGTATGTATGTAGTCTTGATAAAAACTATTTTATCATAAAGTACTACTCGCTAGCCACAAATAAAATTTGAATCGTGGGTGGCGGTGACATGTAACTTTATAGAAAATCTATAAAGTTATTCGAACATGTTATATAACTATACACCATGGTTTGGATACATAGATAGAGTCAAGAAAGATGCCAGTATAATGGTAATTCAAATATCTTTAATAAATCATTGGGACATAGCACGGCATCTGGTACTCTAAAAGGACTAAAATGAAATCTCAGGCCAAATTAATTGTACTGTAGTGGTCTTTCTGTAGATATTGAAACTTCAATTTCTTCATATATTAGCATATGAAAGTTTCAAGAGTTTATGGAAACTGCATCAAAGTGAGTTTTGACTATGATGTACTGGAGAAAAAGATATATCTTTTGATAAAGTGTTGATATTAGATCAGCTTTATGAGAAAGCAAGCAAGAAACAGTTTTGACACTGAAGCAGGACACTAGCAATTTGGCTTTCATGAGAAAGGAAAAAGTTAGAGATGAAAGTTCAGGGAAAAAACATACATGTTTTTACTTAAATTTTAGCACAAAATAGAGCAATACAAGCTAAGATAGAGAAAAGACTGTATAGCAAGGATATTTGCATTGGCAAGAATATCCAAAGTACATGACCTTTTCAACCTCCATTGCTTCAAGGATGGCCCGGTTGATAGTAGCAAAGCCAGTGTTGAGGTAGGGACTGAAGCTAGCAAAGTTATAACGAGCAGACTGAATGCTCGACTGCTCAAAGTAGTCAGATGGATGAATGAGGGAACCAGTAAGGCCCTCACAAGACAAGAGAAGACGGCGAGCTAGGCTGTCAGCCATAATCTGGGACAGACGCTGCAGCGGCCCATCAACtatggaggagagcctttttatcTCACTAAGACTATCATTAGTCTTTCCGATGGATCCCTCGCTTACATGTGTTGCACACTGATACAGAGCCGGGACAAGCCGCACCTGATCCTGCACAGAAAGCATATAAACCATTCTCTGATATCTTGAGGCTCGCTCGGTATACTCACGCACGTAGTAACTAGTGTTCCGGTGTTAGCTGGAGTAACTTCTCTAGTTGAGAGGCTGCTACATTTATAGAACTGCATTTTACACCATGGATGGACAGATAAGAACAAGATAACTAGCTTTAACTTTACACACCAGGACAATGCGACGCTTGGAATGATTCATGGTAAACACAAAGTCTCACAGGTTGAGTGGTCCGCATTGAACCGAATACTATGGGAATGTTCAGTGTGTTCCCTTTGGAGTTGTCCCCTTGGATTATTCATATTCATATTTACTAGGTAGGAAGTGACAAACGTTGGGGTCAATGTCATTATGCAATGCATTGGAACTTGAAGAACAATTGGCAGGGAATACGCTGACCTGACCAGCGTTGGGGTTTTGGCCaaggtaccgtttagttccacttcattttgcaaaaattttcaagattccctatcacatcgaatctttagacgcatgatgaagcattaaatataaataaaaaataaaactaattacatagtttagacgaaattcacgatacgaatcttttaagcctaattagactatgattggacactaattgtcaaataataacgaaaatgctaccgtacCATTTCGCTAAAAAATTTGCAAACTAAACAGGGCCCAAGTGGCTGGCATAATTAAAACAAGCAACCAATGTATGCGAGTATGTACATAACCAAGTAAAGCGTGGAGGTCTTTGGTTTGGCACTTTGGCTAATTTGATATATACAAACACAATCGCAGGCCCATTtgatataaaaaaaatcaaaatttgacATTGTACTCAACTGAATACATGGATAGGAATCATGGATAGGAATGAACGAGAATTTGACAGATCGCAAAGTCGCTAGACTGATAAGTTGCTGCATTTTCACATCATTTTGCCCTGCGGCTCAAAAACAAGAAGGCCTCTACGACTACGAGGGAAGAGAGCTTATTTACCACGACAAGCCGCGACCTTGAAGCTCCGACGAGGCAGGGGATGGACAGGTGCCCAGGTCACGGTCAGGGACGCGGCCACTGGTGCGCGCGGTGGTGGACCGGCGCAGGTGATGGCCGCGCGAGGGGAAACTGGATCAGAGGCCAGCCGCCGGCGCTCGGCCACGTGATCGACCCTCGTATGGACTGGAAGCATTGGCTGGGAGGTGGAGACTGCGCCTTCCTGTCAGACCTGGTACACTGTTGAGCTGAAGAAGGCGTAAACCAAAGAAGTTGCTAAGGAAGCCAGAAGACGTATTCTAGCAGTTATGTAATAGACGGAGTATGACATGTGGGCCACAGGCCAAGGGGTGTGTTTTTAAGCGTGCGTTGTATCGCTGTAAGACTCATTGCATTTCTGAAATCTAAAACTCGCTGAAAGAGGAAGGTTCCTCTTCCCGTTTCCTCGTCTTTCGGTGCTTCCTGGACTCCTCACGTCGGCGGCGCTTGCCGGTGGCAACGGGGCGTGACAGTTGGTATCAGAGACGGTGTATCCTCGGCGTGGGGGGCAACGGGCGACCGCAGCTCTTCTTCGCGCTAGTTATCCGGCGACGGCTGCCTCGCAGCGGCGCCGACACTCCTACCATCCGGTAACCTACTACCTTCAACCCACCTCACCGCAGTTGCTCAGTCCATCTTGGTACGAAACACGACCGGGTGCCTTGATCTGCAGTTTGTAATTCCGGTGGGCAGGGGATCTCCGTTAACACCCTCGAGGTGTTCGACGGAAGGAACCAGAGGTCCCTCCTTTGGGTTGAACTGGGTCGGCTCCGGCAGTGGCTCTACTCCACCTGAGCTCTGCAATTTCCACCTCCAACCATCCACAACACACCAAATTCCCATCCACCACTCCACCAAATTCTACGCCATCTTTCCTCGGCTAGGGTTCGGCATCGATTTGGGGTCGGCAGCGGATACGAGTTCCTTTGGCACTCATTCGAGGATTGCGAGGGTTGCGGGACAAGTTCCCGTGTAAAATTCCGTAGTATTCTTACTCGATTGGGTTGCGGTGGCATTGGCGGGGACGCACTCACACACTCGGGTTGCGGGACAGGTTCTCGCGTAAAATTCCTTGGTGGTGCCGTGCGTCTAGGCGTAGTCTGCAGTTTTGGTGTGGTAGATTGTTGGGGAGGCAGACGCCAAACCTGTTACTACACCAGTCAGTCCACTGTATCTCAACTTCATCACGACGGCTCCTCCTAAGCCTTCGGTTCAGACCAAGTTCATCCTAGACGCCATGTCGACCAACACAGATGACGAAAAGAGTCGCTAGGAGCAAGTCATGGAAAATTTCGACCTCGTGTTCGAACAAATGAATGATATCAGTCTGATCCAACAGCAGTTTAAGCAAAGTGTGGATGAAACAAAGGCAGAACAGAAACTCATATCCAAGCAGGTATAGGCCAATGGACAAGCAATGGCTTCTCTAACACTACGTTAGATGGAGAATGAGGCTGCAATGCATCAATCAGAGAATGTTTCTCTAAACTCTGCGGAAGAGGCACATTTTGACAACATATTTGCTAACAAAGACTATGTAGTGAAGACTGAGCCATCCAACAGACAGCAGCATCACCACAAGGATTCCACACCTCACCATGCACTTCCCAAGATGCAATTTCCAACTTTTGATGGCAACCATCCCAAGATATGGCTGGACAACTGTGATAACTACTTCAAAATCTACAAGACCGAAGAGGAGATGAAGGTCACATATGCTACAATGCACTTACAGGACAATACCGCCAAATGGTGGCAAGCCTACAAACAGGGTCGCACTTGGCCCTCCTGGACTGCATTTTGTTCAGTCGTTCTGTCCAAGTTTGGTATAGATGATTTTTGTACAGCCATCGCTGATCTGCTAGCTCTCAAG
Proteins encoded in this region:
- the LOC136506177 gene encoding scarecrow-like protein 3 encodes the protein MVYMLSVQDQVRLVPALYQCATHVSEGSIGKTNDSLSEIKRLSSIVDGPLQRLSQIMADSLARRLLLSCEGLTGSLIHPSDYFEQSSIQSARYNFASFSPYLNTGFATINRAILEAMEVEKVVRIIDLSCSASHPRQWLKILHGFHGRPGGPPEVRLTVVHDDNDFLANMKALLSKEADMLKIPFQFNDVNGRLETLDFSNLRDVLGIKYGEAIAISCSLQMHRLLVVDDNASCTAIDQLQKMANAAQLKQMASSVYSPASILNYPRTPSPLLLASFLNAIHTLKPNIMLVMEQDANHNALLFSDRFAEALNYYAALFDSFNAMAAANSQWTNERTQVERMILGEEIKNILLCEGVNRHERHERLRQWEMYMDASGFHHVPLSFDAIRECELKLLSFGLNGCQYQVESDSLLLGWSSTRLYSISAWRPKKGSTSGSREHMLVQRQMVWPHS
- the LOC136502923 gene encoding scarecrow-like protein 3, which produces MEMFQEDTLSSPASSLYTPSPHGHGGLGSSWVQELSHDQQGLRLINLLYQCAAEVAAGAFDRANFYLEQITQLASLDAPHTLQRLAAVFADALARKLLNLVPGLSRALLSTGSNSAEAHLVPAARRHLFDALPFMKLAYLTTNHAILEAMEGERFVHVVDLSGPAANPVQWIALFHAFRGRRGGPPHLRVTAVHDGREFLANMAAVLAKEAEAFDIPFQFSGVEARLEELDIDALRHVLRVRSGEALAVSVVGQLHRLLAVDDAGGRSRHVPGSSYLTPVQIIARSSPSSFGELLEREINTRLQLSPDSSAVLSMSPQSSSLSPAQQQQREKAKQGSFLRAVRALSPKIMVVAEPEANHNAATFLERFEEALNYYASLFDCLERASAAQAHRCAGERARAERLVLGEEIRGVVAREGAERKERHERLAQRARRMEAAGMERVKLSYAGMMEARKLLQSCGWGGEDYAYQVAHDARGEAFFFCWHRKPLYSVSAWRPAAPSCAGTPS